One window of Candidatus Aminicenantes bacterium genomic DNA carries:
- a CDS encoding pyridoxal-phosphate dependent enzyme has product MDIEFTPSIPGSGFPRAPQSLWRYRAALPLDPAVTPVTLGEGMTPMEEWKSPAGRRVWVKMDHVQPTGSFKDRGAAVMISRLRALEIPAVVEDSSGNAGAAVAAYCARGGLACTVYVPASAPAAKIAQIRAYGARVKDIDGPREAAAAAVKKAARTTYYAGHCVDPFFIQGTKTVAYEVAEQLGWRSPRIVVAPLGNGTLVLGLIRGFSELVSVGLITEMPRIVAFQSRACNPLVRAFVSHDTDLFVPGTTLADGIAVARPVLGDRILTEIRRAKGEIRDVSEAAIQAAWKQWAVKGLSVEPTAAVALAGIDQLKVDNDAVVVATGHGLKRPH; this is encoded by the coding sequence TTGGACATTGAATTCACCCCCTCCATTCCCGGGAGCGGTTTCCCCCGCGCACCTCAATCACTGTGGCGTTATCGCGCCGCCCTGCCCCTGGACCCAGCCGTCACCCCGGTTACCCTGGGGGAAGGCATGACGCCCATGGAAGAGTGGAAGTCTCCGGCCGGGAGGCGTGTCTGGGTCAAGATGGACCATGTTCAGCCCACCGGTTCGTTTAAAGACCGTGGCGCGGCGGTGATGATCAGTCGGTTGCGCGCCCTGGAAATCCCGGCTGTGGTGGAAGATTCCTCGGGAAATGCCGGCGCCGCGGTGGCGGCCTATTGCGCCCGGGGCGGGTTGGCGTGTACTGTATATGTTCCCGCCTCCGCTCCAGCGGCAAAGATCGCTCAGATCAGGGCATACGGGGCCCGAGTGAAGGACATCGACGGGCCCAGGGAGGCCGCTGCAGCGGCCGTGAAAAAAGCGGCGCGAACCACCTACTACGCCGGGCATTGTGTGGATCCCTTTTTCATTCAGGGAACCAAGACCGTGGCCTACGAAGTGGCTGAGCAGCTGGGTTGGCGCTCGCCGCGAATCGTGGTTGCCCCCTTGGGCAATGGGACCCTGGTGTTGGGGCTCATCCGCGGATTTAGTGAACTTGTTTCTGTCGGGTTGATAACGGAAATGCCGCGGATCGTGGCTTTCCAGTCACGGGCATGCAATCCCCTGGTTCGGGCTTTTGTTTCACATGATACGGATTTGTTTGTGCCGGGAACCACCCTTGCCGACGGTATTGCTGTTGCCCGCCCCGTATTGGGCGATCGTATCCTGACGGAAATCAGGCGGGCCAAGGGAGAGATCCGGGATGTTTCAGAGGCGGCGATCCAAGCGGCCTGGAAGCAATGGGCAGTTAAGGGATTGAGCGTGGAGCCGACCGCGGCAGTGGCGCTGGCGGGAATCGATCAACTGAAAGTGGATAATGATGCCGTAGTGGTGGCTACGGGACACGGCTTGAAACGGCCGCACTGA